The Capillibacterium thermochitinicola genome window below encodes:
- a CDS encoding GerAB/ArcD/ProY family transporter, which produces MNGKQRLLSARQITLLVLGFGIGGGVLTLPSSAAAVFGPSGWLLVFVLGLLYTGSGWIAARLAAKFPEETIIEYSPRLLGKWFGFLFNVVFILHLFLVIPVNIRILQELVNISLLPGAPTWFVSGSYLLVMIYGATRPVDQIAQVNELLIEIAVLIGSFVALAALQHFKLLHLMPLFSWDQLKLDKIDQLVGMTFAFGSIPVVSMVVPYIQRPQQVTKATVKAILIITVVYTFFTISVLGVFGYKEAIDLSWVALELAKSVNIQAVILQRLDLILIVSWISALFTTGFISSFLVGSGLAQLLRVRKRSAILWGLVPVIYYLSTLLKNYFVWSKAGFYVALLSLVITFFCYPLLYLLSLWKGKRHV; this is translated from the coding sequence ATGAATGGGAAACAACGGTTGTTATCGGCTCGCCAAATCACCTTGTTGGTTTTGGGTTTCGGGATCGGGGGAGGGGTTTTAACCCTCCCCAGTTCGGCAGCGGCAGTCTTTGGGCCCTCCGGTTGGCTGCTGGTTTTCGTTCTGGGTTTGTTATACACCGGAAGTGGCTGGATTGCCGCCCGGTTGGCCGCCAAGTTTCCCGAGGAGACGATCATCGAATACAGCCCCCGCCTCCTTGGAAAATGGTTCGGCTTCCTGTTCAACGTGGTCTTTATTCTTCACTTATTTCTGGTTATTCCGGTGAACATCCGGATTCTCCAGGAACTGGTCAACATCTCGCTCCTCCCGGGGGCGCCCACTTGGTTCGTGAGCGGCTCCTATCTTTTGGTCATGATCTACGGCGCGACCCGCCCGGTTGACCAGATTGCACAAGTGAATGAGCTTCTAATCGAGATCGCTGTGCTTATCGGCTCTTTTGTCGCCCTTGCGGCTTTACAGCATTTTAAACTGCTGCATCTAATGCCGCTGTTCAGTTGGGACCAGCTCAAGCTGGACAAAATCGATCAGTTGGTCGGGATGACTTTCGCCTTTGGGAGTATTCCGGTAGTGAGCATGGTTGTTCCATATATCCAACGACCACAGCAGGTAACAAAGGCAACCGTGAAGGCGATTTTGATCATTACCGTGGTTTATACTTTTTTTACCATTTCGGTCCTCGGCGTTTTTGGGTATAAAGAAGCGATCGATCTTTCCTGGGTCGCGCTGGAACTGGCAAAATCCGTTAATATTCAGGCGGTTATCCTCCAAAGGTTGGATTTAATCCTGATTGTTTCATGGATCTCAGCCTTGTTTACCACCGGTTTTATCTCCAGTTTTCTGGTGGGGTCGGGTTTGGCCCAACTGCTCCGGGTCCGTAAAAGATCGGCTATTCTTTGGGGGCTGGTTCCGGTCATTTACTACCTGAGTACCCTCCTGAAAAATTACTTTGTCTGGAGCAAGGCCGGTTTTTATGTGGCCTTGTTGTCACTGGTGATTACTTTTTTCTGCTATCCTTTGCTTTACCTTTTGAGTTTATGGAAGGGGAAACGCCATGTCTAG
- a CDS encoding spore germination protein produces the protein MKKRTFRRPRPVAELRKDKDKEEKQCSGVQGGQEEGPPLASDLAANIAYLKERIGASNDVVFREFVIPLPQPARAVLVFVDGLVSGQTINEYILLTLTAFEGTDADWALDRRNLAEKVKEHILSIGEVSVQNQWAPVITAILSGESALFLEGEDRVLICNTRGWEHRGIDEPPTEAAVRGPRVGFSEVLRTNTAQVRRWIRDPDLRIKGIKVGKRTQTDVAIVFLESVANPDLVAEVEKRLQRIDIDGVLESAYLQEYIEDQPYSLFPTLQVTERVDRVVAALLDGKVAVLVDNTPFALLMPVTFWQLYYSAEDYYHRWPLSILIRMIRFLAFFFSLYLPAIFIALAVHNPELIPFNLAIKIAGTREGIPFPVFLETLFMELAIEILREASIRLPGPFGQTIGIVGGFILGDTAVRAGLISPIMTIIVALTAICSFTAPSFGVAITMRILRFPLMLIGQVGGLYGLSIATILLLINMAGIRSFGVPFLSPVVPLNLSDLKDFLFVAPRWAMIKRPLINEPIDIRREGSKARNWREALLYPPSRRPRGGKQEE, from the coding sequence ATGAAAAAACGAACTTTTCGCCGGCCCCGTCCTGTGGCCGAATTGCGTAAGGATAAGGATAAAGAAGAAAAACAGTGTTCAGGAGTGCAAGGCGGGCAGGAGGAAGGACCACCCCTGGCCTCTGATTTGGCGGCGAATATCGCCTATTTAAAGGAACGGATCGGAGCCAGCAACGATGTGGTCTTCCGTGAGTTTGTCATTCCCCTGCCCCAACCGGCCCGGGCGGTCCTTGTCTTTGTGGATGGGCTGGTCAGCGGGCAAACGATTAATGAATATATTCTCCTGACGCTGACTGCTTTTGAGGGGACCGACGCCGACTGGGCACTGGACCGGCGGAACCTGGCCGAAAAAGTTAAAGAACATATTCTGAGCATCGGTGAAGTAAGCGTTCAGAACCAATGGGCACCGGTGATCACCGCGATTCTGTCCGGGGAGTCGGCTTTATTTTTAGAAGGCGAAGACCGGGTGCTGATCTGCAACACCCGGGGTTGGGAGCACCGGGGGATTGACGAACCGCCCACCGAAGCGGCGGTTCGGGGACCGCGGGTCGGGTTTAGTGAAGTCTTGCGTACCAATACCGCCCAAGTGCGGCGCTGGATCCGCGACCCGGATCTCAGGATCAAAGGAATAAAAGTGGGGAAACGTACCCAGACCGATGTGGCCATTGTTTTTCTGGAGTCGGTCGCCAACCCCGACCTGGTGGCCGAGGTTGAGAAGCGCCTGCAGCGGATCGACATCGACGGGGTGTTGGAGAGCGCCTATTTGCAGGAATACATTGAAGACCAGCCGTACAGCCTCTTTCCGACCTTGCAAGTGACGGAACGGGTGGACCGGGTGGTGGCGGCCTTGCTCGACGGAAAAGTGGCGGTTCTGGTCGACAATACCCCTTTTGCCCTCTTGATGCCGGTCACCTTCTGGCAGCTTTATTATTCGGCGGAAGATTACTATCACCGGTGGCCGCTGTCCATCCTGATCCGGATGATCCGTTTTCTCGCCTTTTTCTTCTCGCTGTATCTACCGGCCATCTTTATTGCGCTCGCGGTTCATAACCCGGAGCTTATCCCATTTAACCTGGCGATCAAAATTGCCGGAACGCGCGAAGGGATTCCATTTCCCGTTTTCCTGGAGACCTTGTTCATGGAACTGGCCATCGAGATTCTCCGGGAAGCCTCGATCCGGTTGCCCGGCCCCTTCGGCCAGACCATCGGGATCGTGGGCGGTTTTATCCTGGGTGATACGGCGGTCCGGGCCGGTTTAATCTCCCCGATCATGACGATTATTGTGGCTTTAACCGCGATCTGTTCTTTTACCGCGCCCAGCTTCGGGGTGGCGATTACCATGCGGATCTTACGGTTCCCGTTAATGCTGATTGGACAGGTCGGCGGGTTATACGGTCTATCGATTGCGACCATTCTGCTGTTAATCAATATGGCCGGGATCCGTTCCTTCGGCGTGCCCTTCCTTTCGCCGGTCGTGCCATTGAACCTTTCTGATCTAAAGGATTTCTTGTTCGTCGCTCCGCGCTGGGCGATGATTAAACGGCCGCTGATCAACGAACCCATTGATATCCGGCGGGAAGGTTCCAAAGCGAGAAACTGGCGCGAAGCGTTGCTTTACCCGCCGTCCCGTCGGCCCCGAGGAGGAAAACAGGAAGAATGA